A genome region from Mycobacterium florentinum includes the following:
- a CDS encoding acyl-CoA dehydrogenase family protein gives MTPTESVAEFAARARVWLADNLPVIDPEAPPPAPRDDEDAWKRARELQKRLYEGGFAGICFPREYGGLGLDYAYQKAFDEESLRYEMPLILNIPTFTICCATLLDTGTEEQKKQHIAAALRGDEVLVQLLSEPSGGSDLAGVITRAERRGDRWVINGAKTWSTSAFAADYGLCLARTDWDVPKHEGLTMFLVPIDHPGITLRHITMLSGSTEFCEEFFDGVDVGDDAVVGEVNGGWAVAARQLYHERRAVGQGSEFASGSGSEGGNANPVDYVGLLEKTGQADNERVREMAGRALVHRAVAEQLIDHVSRNVRDGVLPPSAGTLIRLFHAETVQTDVDTAMAIAGAAGVVGEIGDGLETGLRYLVRQSVAIGGGTTEMARNVIGERVLGFPREYAADRGVPFNQVRHGQTR, from the coding sequence ATGACGCCGACCGAATCCGTTGCGGAGTTCGCCGCCCGCGCCCGAGTGTGGTTGGCGGACAACCTGCCGGTGATCGACCCGGAGGCGCCGCCGCCCGCCCCGCGCGACGACGAGGACGCCTGGAAGCGGGCCCGGGAATTGCAAAAGCGGCTCTATGAAGGCGGATTCGCCGGGATCTGCTTCCCGCGCGAATATGGCGGCCTGGGTCTGGACTACGCCTACCAGAAGGCGTTCGACGAGGAATCCCTGCGCTATGAAATGCCGTTGATCCTCAATATTCCGACGTTCACCATCTGCTGCGCGACCCTGCTCGACACCGGCACCGAGGAGCAGAAGAAGCAGCACATCGCCGCGGCACTGCGCGGCGACGAGGTGCTGGTGCAGCTGCTGAGCGAGCCCAGCGGCGGATCGGATCTGGCCGGCGTCATAACCCGGGCCGAACGCCGCGGTGACCGATGGGTGATCAACGGCGCGAAGACCTGGAGCACGAGTGCGTTCGCCGCCGACTACGGACTGTGCCTGGCCCGCACCGATTGGGATGTGCCCAAGCACGAAGGCCTGACCATGTTCCTGGTGCCGATCGACCATCCGGGAATCACGTTGCGCCACATCACAATGCTCAGCGGCTCCACGGAGTTCTGCGAGGAGTTCTTCGACGGCGTGGACGTCGGCGACGATGCCGTCGTGGGGGAGGTCAACGGCGGCTGGGCGGTGGCCGCGCGGCAGCTGTATCACGAGCGCCGGGCAGTCGGTCAAGGTTCGGAATTCGCCAGCGGCAGCGGTAGCGAAGGCGGTAATGCGAATCCCGTTGACTACGTTGGCCTTTTGGAGAAGACGGGCCAGGCCGACAACGAACGCGTGCGGGAGATGGCCGGCCGGGCGCTGGTGCACCGGGCGGTGGCCGAGCAGCTGATCGACCACGTGTCCCGCAACGTCCGCGACGGTGTGCTGCCGCCGTCGGCCGGCACGCTGATTCGGCTGTTCCACGCCGAGACCGTGCAAACCGACGTCGACACCGCGATGGCGATCGCGGGAGCAGCCGGCGTGGTCGGCGAGATCGGCGACGGCCTGGAGACCGGACTGCGCTACCTGGTGCGGCAGAGTGTCGCGATCGGGGGCGGCACAACGGAGATGGCGCGCAACGTGATCGGGGAGCGAGTGCTGGGCTTCCCCCGCGAATACGCCGCCGACCGCGGGGTGCCGTTCAATCAGGTGCGGCACGGACAGACCCGCTGA
- a CDS encoding SpoIIE family protein phosphatase — MVAEKDWDKIVGTADDVRRIFEKVPAMLIGLEGPDHRVVAANAAYRALNPGFTPVGMRLSAIYPELTGQQIFQMLDRVYETGEPQSGAEWRLQADFEGSGLVERYFDFLVTPRRGKGGAIEGVQVIFDDVTKRVQARLATEARIEELSERYRNVRDSAIVMQQALLASSVPVIPGADITAQYLVATEDTAAGGDWFDAIPLGDRLVLVVGDVVGHGVEAAAVMSQLRTALRMQISQGHTITEALEAVDRFHEQVPGSDSATLCVGSLDYATGEFQYCTAGHPPPLVVTAASTARYVEPSGAGPLGSRVGFPVRSEMLDIGDAILFYSDGLIERPGRPLGASTAEFADLAANIAAGVGGFVIDAPTRTIDRICSETLELLLRSTGYNDDVTLLAAQRRNPPAPLHMKLDATIHAARTVRSRLRRWLSEIGADADDISDVVHAISEFVENAVEHGYGTEVSDGVVVEASLSGDGNLHVAVIDRGRWKDHREGEQGRGRGLAMAEALVSHALITRSDQGTTASVTHRLSRPANFVTDTIISRGTLRKAVDNEFLSTVREPGHIVVSGDVDSTTASTLDRLIAVESRSGIAPLKIDLSAVTHLGSAGVSALAAARDRAVRQGGDCELIAPPGSPAHHILSMVQIPVSSGDNENIFAED; from the coding sequence ATGGTGGCCGAAAAGGACTGGGACAAGATTGTCGGTACGGCTGACGACGTGCGCCGCATCTTCGAGAAGGTCCCCGCGATGTTGATCGGCCTGGAGGGGCCGGATCATCGCGTCGTCGCGGCCAATGCGGCCTATCGCGCCCTGAATCCGGGCTTCACCCCGGTGGGGATGCGGCTCAGCGCGATCTACCCCGAACTGACGGGCCAGCAAATTTTTCAGATGCTCGACCGGGTGTATGAGACCGGTGAGCCGCAATCCGGCGCGGAGTGGCGGCTGCAGGCCGACTTCGAGGGCTCGGGACTCGTGGAGCGCTACTTCGACTTCCTCGTCACCCCGCGCCGCGGCAAGGGCGGAGCGATCGAAGGTGTGCAGGTCATCTTCGACGACGTCACCAAGCGCGTGCAGGCACGGCTGGCCACTGAAGCACGCATCGAGGAGCTGTCCGAGCGTTACCGCAACGTTCGCGATTCGGCCATCGTCATGCAGCAGGCGCTGCTGGCCTCGTCCGTACCGGTCATTCCCGGCGCCGACATCACCGCGCAGTACCTCGTCGCCACGGAGGACACCGCGGCCGGCGGCGACTGGTTCGACGCGATACCGCTCGGCGATCGGTTGGTGCTCGTCGTCGGCGACGTCGTCGGTCACGGCGTCGAGGCCGCGGCGGTCATGTCGCAGTTGCGCACCGCGCTGCGGATGCAAATATCGCAGGGCCACACCATCACCGAAGCGCTCGAGGCGGTCGACCGCTTCCATGAGCAGGTGCCGGGATCGGATTCGGCCACATTGTGCGTCGGCTCGCTCGACTACGCCACGGGTGAATTCCAGTACTGCACCGCCGGACATCCGCCGCCGCTGGTGGTGACCGCCGCGTCCACCGCGCGCTATGTGGAACCGTCCGGCGCGGGTCCGCTCGGCAGCCGCGTCGGATTTCCGGTACGCAGCGAAATGCTCGATATCGGCGACGCCATCCTGTTCTATTCCGACGGCCTGATCGAGCGGCCCGGGCGCCCACTGGGCGCCAGCACCGCGGAATTCGCCGACCTGGCCGCCAACATCGCCGCCGGCGTCGGCGGGTTCGTGATCGATGCGCCGACACGCACCATCGACCGCATCTGTTCGGAGACACTCGAATTGCTGCTCCGATCAACCGGTTACAACGACGACGTCACGCTGCTCGCCGCGCAGCGCCGCAATCCCCCGGCACCGCTGCACATGAAGCTCGATGCGACGATCCACGCCGCACGCACCGTGCGCTCCCGGCTTCGCAGATGGCTCTCGGAGATCGGCGCCGACGCCGACGACATCTCCGACGTCGTGCACGCCATCTCGGAGTTCGTCGAGAACGCGGTCGAACATGGTTACGGCACGGAGGTTTCCGACGGTGTTGTCGTCGAGGCATCGCTGTCCGGCGATGGCAACCTGCACGTCGCGGTGATCGACCGCGGCCGGTGGAAGGATCACCGTGAAGGCGAACAGGGCCGTGGGCGGGGACTGGCGATGGCAGAGGCTTTGGTATCCCACGCCCTCATCACGCGCAGCGACCAAGGCACCACGGCCAGCGTGACGCACCGCCTGTCACGGCCGGCCAATTTCGTCACCGATACGATCATCAGCCGGGGAACCCTCCGCAAGGCCGTCGACAACGAATTCCTCTCGACGGTTCGCGAGCCCGGTCACATCGTGGTCAGCGGTGACGTCGACTCCACCACCGCGTCCACGCTCGACCGCCTGATCGCGGTCGAAAGCCGTTCGGGCATCGCACCTTTGAAGATCGACCTCAGCGCCGTCACCCACCTGGGGTCCGCGGGCGTCAGCGCGCTGGCAGCCGCCCGGGACCGGGCCGTGCGACAAGGCGGTGACTGCGAACTGATCGCCCCGCCGGGAAGCCCCGCGCATCACATCTTGTCGATGGTCCAGATACCCGTCAGCAGCGGTGACAACGAGAACATCTTCGCCGAAGACTAA
- a CDS encoding anti-sigma factor antagonist, translating into MNLAPVESAVTRVALSPRLVSELGDPHSTLRAATQRSGAVVIIRAGGEVDAVNEHTWRRLVEEAAAVATSPGPFIVDINGLDFMGCCAFAVLAAESERCRARGVALRLVSCDPGVARVIQACNLGGVLPLHPTVDTALATSVA; encoded by the coding sequence ATGAACCTGGCTCCGGTCGAGTCGGCAGTGACCAGGGTGGCGCTAAGCCCCCGGCTGGTTTCCGAACTGGGCGATCCACACAGCACGTTGCGGGCGGCGACACAGCGCAGCGGCGCGGTCGTGATCATCCGCGCGGGCGGCGAGGTCGACGCCGTCAACGAGCACACCTGGCGACGGCTGGTGGAGGAGGCGGCCGCGGTCGCTACCTCGCCGGGTCCCTTCATCGTCGACATCAACGGCCTTGATTTCATGGGTTGCTGCGCGTTCGCCGTGCTGGCCGCCGAATCCGAGCGGTGCCGCGCTCGCGGCGTCGCATTGCGGCTGGTGAGCTGCGATCCCGGCGTCGCCCGCGTCATCCAGGCGTGCAATCTCGGCGGCGTTTTGCCACTGCATCCGACGGTCGACACCGCGCTGGCCACATCAGTGGCCTGA
- a CDS encoding amidohydrolase family protein produces the protein MPSRELSFPVFDADNHMYEPQEALTKYLPENRKRVIDYVQVRGRTKIVVRGHISEYIPNPTFEVVARPGAQEDYFRNGAQGKSYREILGEPMKAIPAFREPGARLEVMDELGIDYALMFPTLASLVEERMKDDPEMTHDVIHALNEWMHEQWSFNYKERIFATPVITLPIVERALEELEWCLERGARTVLVRPAPVPGYKGSRSFGLEEFDPFWQACIKADIPVSMHASDSGYSEFANVWEPGDEFLPFKPTAFRSFAMGHRPILDAMGALVCHGALSRNPELRILSIENGADWVPDLFKGLKGVYKKMPQSFSEDPVEAFKRCVYITPFWEDRFTEIVNMVGTDRVMFGSDWPHPEGLKDPITFVDELTDFSEEDVAKIMGGNLMKLMKVSKPAKKPVSA, from the coding sequence ATGCCCTCGCGCGAGCTTTCCTTCCCCGTCTTCGACGCCGACAACCACATGTACGAACCGCAGGAGGCGCTGACCAAGTACCTCCCGGAGAACCGCAAGCGGGTCATCGACTACGTGCAGGTGCGCGGGCGCACCAAGATCGTGGTTCGCGGTCACATCAGCGAGTACATCCCCAACCCGACGTTCGAGGTGGTGGCCCGGCCGGGCGCCCAGGAGGACTACTTCCGCAACGGCGCCCAGGGCAAGAGCTACCGCGAGATCCTGGGCGAGCCGATGAAGGCCATCCCCGCCTTCCGCGAGCCGGGCGCGCGCCTCGAGGTGATGGACGAGCTCGGCATCGACTACGCGCTGATGTTCCCCACCCTGGCCAGCCTGGTCGAAGAGCGGATGAAGGACGACCCGGAGATGACCCACGACGTCATCCACGCGCTCAACGAGTGGATGCACGAGCAGTGGTCGTTCAACTACAAAGAGCGCATCTTCGCCACGCCGGTGATCACCCTGCCGATCGTCGAGCGCGCCCTCGAGGAACTCGAGTGGTGCCTGGAGCGCGGTGCGCGCACTGTGCTCGTTCGTCCGGCGCCGGTGCCCGGCTACAAGGGCAGCCGGTCGTTCGGGCTGGAGGAATTCGACCCGTTCTGGCAGGCCTGCATCAAGGCCGACATCCCGGTCTCGATGCACGCCTCGGACAGCGGCTACTCCGAATTCGCGAACGTGTGGGAGCCCGGCGACGAGTTCCTGCCGTTCAAACCGACCGCATTCCGCAGCTTCGCGATGGGCCACCGCCCGATCCTGGACGCGATGGGCGCGCTGGTCTGCCACGGCGCCCTGTCCCGCAACCCCGAGCTGCGGATCCTGTCCATCGAGAACGGCGCCGACTGGGTGCCGGACCTGTTCAAGGGCCTCAAGGGCGTCTACAAGAAGATGCCGCAGTCGTTCAGTGAAGACCCGGTCGAGGCGTTCAAGCGCTGCGTCTACATCACCCCGTTCTGGGAGGACCGGTTCACCGAGATCGTCAACATGGTCGGCACCGACCGGGTCATGTTCGGATCCGACTGGCCGCACCCCGAGGGCCTGAAGGACCCGATCACCTTCGTCGACGAGCTGACCGACTTCTCCGAAGAAGACGTCGCCAAGATCATGGGCGGCAACCTGATGAAGCTGATGAAGGTGTCCAAGCCGGCCAAGAAGCCGGTCTCGGCCTGA
- a CDS encoding hotdog fold thioesterase has product MTAPSDEAEVTRGDRFIKTAVEILRETGRTDFTVQEVVARSKTSLRAFYQHFSSKDELLLALFDRTISQSVLTWRAEASGLDSTAALKLVIDRISQQPESSTQDSLNRALGLYNQHLADTRPREYARVLSPLYQLIRDIVGQGITEGVFNPALDVGASAAIVMQTMMGAQRLHWLGAELNGTPVDTGQLYDFCSRALGIRDVDDETGTPSLAELFAQIGMRPGSRNGEFAMTMPVSPHVVNTSGALQGGLIATLVDVAGGQYGLDFLQPGTTMTTADLFVRYLRPIRQGAAFAVPRMLRAGRRAMVMQIDIYGDGDDEVAATATVNFAIINGATPKGLRTDT; this is encoded by the coding sequence ATGACCGCCCCCAGCGACGAAGCCGAAGTGACCCGCGGCGACCGCTTCATCAAGACGGCCGTGGAGATCTTGCGCGAGACCGGGCGCACCGACTTCACCGTGCAGGAGGTCGTCGCCCGCTCCAAGACCTCTCTGCGGGCCTTCTACCAGCATTTCAGCAGCAAGGACGAACTGCTTCTGGCTCTGTTCGACAGGACCATTTCGCAGTCGGTGCTGACCTGGCGCGCCGAGGCCTCCGGCCTGGACAGCACGGCGGCGCTGAAGCTGGTGATCGACCGCATCAGCCAGCAACCGGAATCGAGCACCCAGGACAGCCTCAACCGGGCGCTGGGCCTCTACAACCAGCATCTGGCCGATACGCGTCCCCGCGAATACGCCCGCGTGCTGTCCCCCCTTTATCAACTGATCCGCGACATCGTCGGGCAGGGCATCACCGAGGGCGTGTTCAACCCGGCGCTCGATGTCGGCGCGTCGGCCGCCATCGTCATGCAGACGATGATGGGCGCGCAGCGGTTGCACTGGCTGGGCGCCGAATTGAACGGCACGCCGGTCGACACCGGCCAGCTGTACGACTTCTGCAGCCGCGCGTTGGGCATCCGGGACGTCGACGACGAAACCGGCACGCCATCGCTGGCGGAGCTGTTCGCCCAGATCGGCATGCGCCCCGGCTCGCGCAACGGCGAATTCGCGATGACGATGCCGGTGAGTCCACACGTCGTCAACACGTCCGGGGCGCTGCAGGGCGGCCTGATCGCCACGCTCGTCGACGTCGCGGGCGGACAGTACGGGCTGGATTTTCTGCAGCCGGGCACCACCATGACGACCGCGGATCTGTTCGTTCGCTACCTGCGGCCGATCCGGCAGGGCGCCGCGTTCGCGGTGCCCCGGATGCTGCGCGCCGGCCGGCGGGCGATGGTCATGCAGATCGACATCTACGGCGATGGCGACGACGAGGTCGCAGCCACGGCGACGGTGAATTTCGCCATCATCAACGGCGCGACACCGAAGGGTCTTCGGACGGACACCTAG
- a CDS encoding cation-translocating P-type ATPase, giving the protein MVIEPIVSGLRMVVAGGVAAAAELLGGDRPRRRWSGNGRGWIELRMPDEDRASEYTTVLKRTIGSTTGVARTQVNWPLSRLIVDIDENGPSVDDLALIVEAIERAFTEKPDRNESSDVETPTPARLPVIDIPGDGAEVVNRMSLLGAKAVSLGVTTILQVTRMPRLPRAFAAATTFAEAQPDVRRVFERALGRGRADALLALGTAVTQSLGHTPSVIAADMCLRSLRLIEALSAVEAWNEHEPHLALSAGCEAHPETRRPRPVPDTASENYARAATAAGLAGAIALTVSGGAALASEAVIVAAPRALNYARESFATTFCAGLNRYHHTLVMRPDAIRRLDGVDVLIVEPAVLIGETLRVAEISGVDGELRTKVWQCAQTDVNDGLLGAGVHTGCSLSPAHELPELRDLEVVVARNADPYAEPLMAAARGADLKLVSVDKADAGHLRGTFDELLPVEGDDVDLTIYGAVRQLQADGLIVAVVGRDLRLAFAAADLALAVWPAGRAAPAWTADVLMPDLKVACRIIDAIPAAKSAARRGVELAAAGTLLGSLTLLPGVRAAGVRPSIAAAAIALIPGYVIGRGVSMQPDPAAAVDTEWHALDADQAQKHIHALWPELANPVAAAAAAQVPKTRMQALAASFADTSKDVVEAMWHEMQDPLTPILATGAMASALVGSPLDGVLVGIVLVGSAAIAAAQRLSSDRQLNKMLSAQTPLARVTTGADQFEQVQTEHLTPGTVIEVRAGEVVPADARVLSAVAVEVDESSLTGESLPVTKNPAPTPGRPLAERACMIYEGSIVLGGVCRAVIVAVGDATAAGRAMALAPRRRDEVGLHAQLAAVTAKVLPWTLTGGVGVIATALLRGSGIREAVTSGVYCAVAAVPEGLPLVATLAQREAARRLTERSVLVRAPRSVETLGRVEVVCFDKTGTLSENRLVVTNVSAQPGFDEDVILERAALATPVAVTAHAPLQATDAAVVNRAGSQPKRDRELPFRAGRAYAAGLDGDTLAVKGGPEIVLSACVEGQNDDLREELLAHVHDMAARGLRVIAVADKILTDADLEIAADRGLEPLCRNGLRLLGFLGITDTPRADARELLLGLAKRDIGVRVITGDHPATARAIAREIGLDVPEDCIITGARWERLSIAERAEVVKTNVIYARMSPEQKVQIVQQISNSGVVTAMVGDGANDAAAIRAAAVGVGVSSHGSDPARGAADVVLTEGRVGSLLEAIEEGHRLWQQAQAAVGMLLGGNAGEVAFNMYGTMVRGMAPLTARQILLVNILTDVFPTTAVAVSAVRNMRAPSERGINIDDLMQTVAIRGAATTVGASASWSLATFTRAAPQRAATVGLVGLVTTQLGQTLLDSRDPLVVSTVAGTFVAMAALITTPGLSQLVGCVPLGPLGWIEGVAPAAALTLLTAAKPDLLLRMASMIGKRVSKYGNEADGVLTNMVGSLTTWAQEIPGMDSGNDAKRDRAPQLELTPAG; this is encoded by the coding sequence ATGGTCATCGAGCCGATCGTCTCGGGGCTTCGAATGGTGGTCGCGGGCGGCGTGGCCGCGGCAGCTGAGTTGCTAGGCGGGGACCGTCCCCGCCGCCGCTGGTCCGGCAATGGCCGGGGGTGGATCGAGCTGCGCATGCCCGACGAGGACCGCGCGTCCGAGTACACGACCGTCCTGAAGCGGACGATCGGCAGCACCACCGGCGTCGCACGCACCCAGGTGAACTGGCCGCTTTCGCGCCTGATCGTCGACATCGACGAAAACGGGCCGTCCGTCGACGATTTGGCCTTGATCGTGGAGGCAATCGAACGGGCCTTCACCGAGAAACCCGATCGAAACGAGTCATCCGATGTCGAAACGCCGACGCCGGCCCGGTTGCCGGTGATCGACATTCCCGGGGACGGCGCCGAGGTCGTCAACCGGATGAGCCTGCTCGGGGCCAAGGCGGTGTCGTTGGGTGTGACGACGATCTTGCAGGTGACGCGGATGCCCAGGCTGCCGCGCGCCTTCGCCGCCGCGACCACCTTCGCCGAGGCGCAGCCCGATGTACGCCGGGTGTTCGAGCGGGCCCTGGGCCGCGGGCGCGCCGACGCGTTGCTTGCGCTGGGCACCGCGGTCACCCAGTCGCTCGGCCACACCCCGTCGGTGATCGCCGCCGACATGTGCCTTCGGAGCCTGCGCCTCATAGAGGCGCTGTCGGCGGTCGAAGCCTGGAATGAGCACGAACCTCATCTGGCGCTGAGCGCGGGCTGCGAGGCGCATCCCGAAACGCGGCGGCCGCGGCCCGTGCCGGACACGGCGTCCGAAAACTACGCCCGCGCAGCAACCGCGGCGGGTCTGGCCGGCGCCATCGCGCTGACGGTCAGCGGCGGGGCCGCGCTGGCGAGCGAGGCGGTCATCGTCGCGGCGCCGCGGGCGCTCAACTACGCCCGCGAGTCGTTCGCCACCACGTTCTGCGCCGGCTTGAACCGCTACCACCACACCCTGGTGATGCGACCCGACGCGATCCGTCGCCTCGACGGTGTCGATGTGCTGATCGTCGAGCCCGCGGTGCTGATCGGTGAAACCCTGCGCGTCGCCGAGATCAGCGGCGTGGACGGAGAACTGCGCACCAAGGTGTGGCAGTGCGCCCAAACCGATGTCAACGACGGTCTGCTGGGTGCCGGCGTTCACACCGGGTGCTCGCTGTCACCCGCGCACGAGTTGCCGGAGCTGAGAGACCTCGAGGTCGTGGTGGCGCGCAACGCGGACCCCTACGCCGAGCCGCTGATGGCCGCGGCGCGTGGCGCCGATCTCAAGCTGGTGTCGGTGGATAAAGCCGATGCCGGGCACCTGCGTGGAACCTTCGACGAACTGTTGCCCGTCGAGGGCGACGACGTGGATCTCACCATCTACGGTGCGGTCCGGCAATTGCAGGCCGACGGACTAATCGTCGCCGTGGTCGGGCGTGACCTTCGGCTGGCCTTCGCCGCCGCGGACCTCGCGCTGGCGGTGTGGCCGGCCGGTCGGGCGGCACCGGCGTGGACGGCCGACGTCCTGATGCCGGATCTCAAGGTTGCCTGCCGGATCATCGACGCCATCCCGGCGGCGAAGTCGGCCGCGCGGCGCGGCGTCGAGTTGGCCGCTGCCGGAACGCTTCTGGGCTCGCTCACGCTGTTGCCGGGTGTTCGGGCCGCGGGCGTGCGGCCGAGCATCGCGGCCGCTGCCATCGCGCTCATTCCCGGATACGTGATCGGGCGGGGGGTGTCGATGCAGCCCGACCCGGCCGCCGCGGTGGACACCGAATGGCATGCGCTGGACGCCGATCAGGCGCAGAAACACATTCACGCGCTGTGGCCCGAGCTTGCCAATCCCGTCGCCGCGGCGGCGGCGGCTCAGGTTCCGAAGACGCGGATGCAGGCGCTGGCAGCCAGTTTCGCGGACACCAGTAAAGACGTCGTCGAGGCGATGTGGCACGAGATGCAGGATCCGCTCACTCCGATCCTCGCCACCGGCGCGATGGCGAGCGCGCTCGTCGGTTCGCCGCTGGACGGTGTGCTGGTCGGGATCGTGCTCGTCGGCAGTGCCGCGATTGCCGCGGCGCAACGGCTCAGCTCGGATCGTCAGCTGAACAAGATGCTCAGCGCCCAAACCCCGCTGGCCCGCGTCACCACGGGCGCCGATCAGTTCGAGCAGGTGCAGACCGAGCACCTGACGCCGGGGACCGTCATCGAGGTCCGGGCCGGTGAGGTCGTCCCCGCCGACGCGCGGGTGCTGAGCGCTGTTGCCGTGGAGGTCGACGAATCGTCGCTGACGGGCGAATCGTTGCCGGTGACCAAGAATCCCGCTCCGACACCAGGCCGTCCGCTGGCCGAACGCGCTTGCATGATCTACGAGGGCTCGATCGTGCTCGGCGGCGTGTGCCGCGCGGTGATCGTCGCGGTCGGCGACGCGACCGCCGCGGGCCGGGCCATGGCGCTGGCCCCGCGCCGCCGCGACGAGGTCGGGCTGCACGCGCAGCTGGCCGCGGTGACCGCAAAGGTGTTGCCCTGGACCCTCACCGGTGGTGTCGGCGTGATCGCCACCGCATTGCTGCGCGGCTCCGGAATCCGCGAGGCCGTCACCAGCGGCGTGTACTGCGCGGTCGCCGCGGTGCCGGAAGGCCTGCCGTTGGTGGCGACCTTGGCGCAGCGCGAGGCGGCCAGGCGCCTGACCGAGCGAAGCGTTCTGGTTCGGGCGCCGCGGTCGGTCGAGACCTTGGGTCGCGTCGAGGTGGTCTGCTTCGACAAGACCGGGACGCTCAGCGAAAACCGTCTGGTGGTGACAAACGTTTCCGCACAACCGGGTTTCGACGAGGACGTCATTCTCGAGCGCGCGGCGCTGGCCACTCCGGTGGCGGTCACCGCGCACGCTCCGCTGCAGGCGACGGATGCAGCCGTCGTCAATCGGGCCGGAAGCCAGCCGAAGCGCGACCGCGAGTTGCCGTTCCGCGCCGGGCGGGCCTACGCGGCCGGGCTGGACGGCGACACCCTCGCGGTCAAGGGCGGACCCGAGATCGTGCTCTCGGCGTGCGTCGAAGGCCAGAACGACGACCTGCGCGAGGAGCTGTTGGCGCACGTCCACGACATGGCCGCCCGCGGCCTGCGGGTGATCGCGGTCGCCGACAAGATCTTGACAGACGCCGACCTCGAGATCGCGGCGGATAGGGGTCTGGAACCATTGTGCCGCAACGGATTACGATTGTTGGGATTCCTCGGTATCACCGACACCCCGCGGGCGGACGCGCGCGAACTCCTGCTGGGGCTGGCCAAACGCGACATCGGTGTGCGGGTGATCACGGGTGACCACCCGGCCACCGCCCGCGCCATCGCTCGCGAGATCGGCCTCGACGTACCGGAAGACTGCATCATCACGGGCGCGCGCTGGGAGCGGTTGTCGATCGCCGAGCGGGCCGAGGTCGTCAAGACCAACGTGATCTATGCGCGGATGTCACCCGAGCAGAAGGTCCAGATCGTCCAGCAGATCAGCAATTCCGGGGTGGTGACCGCGATGGTGGGCGACGGCGCCAACGACGCCGCCGCCATCCGGGCAGCGGCCGTGGGCGTGGGCGTGTCCTCGCACGGCAGCGACCCGGCCCGCGGCGCCGCCGACGTGGTGCTGACCGAGGGCCGTGTCGGCAGCCTGTTGGAGGCGATCGAGGAAGGTCACCGGCTGTGGCAGCAGGCGCAGGCCGCGGTCGGGATGTTGTTGGGCGGCAACGCCGGTGAGGTCGCCTTCAACATGTACGGCACGATGGTCCGCGGCATGGCGCCGCTGACTGCCCGCCAGATCCTGCTGGTGAACATCCTGACCGACGTGTTCCCCACGACCGCGGTTGCGGTGAGCGCGGTTCGCAACATGCGAGCGCCGTCGGAGCGCGGCATCAACATCGACGATCTGATGCAGACCGTCGCCATCCGTGGTGCCGCCACGACCGTCGGCGCCAGCGCTTCGTGGAGCCTGGCCACCTTCACCCGCGCGGCCCCGCAGCGTGCGGCGACGGTCGGTCTGGTGGGCCTGGTCACCACGCAGCTCGGCCAGACGCTGCTGGATTCACGCGATCCGCTGGTGGTGAGCACCGTCGCCGGCACCTTTGTCGCGATGGCCGCCCTGATCACCACCCCGGGGCTGAGCCAGCTCGTCGGTTGCGTGCCGCTGGGGCCGCTGGGATGGATCGAGGGCGTGGCCCCGGCCGCGGCACTGACCTTGCTCACCGCCGCCAAGCCGGACCTGCTGCTCCGGATGGCGTCGATGATCGGCAAGCGCGTCTCGAAGTACGGCAACGAGGCCGACGGCGTCTTGACCAACATGGTGGGTTCGCTAACGACGTGGGCCCAGGAAATCCCGGGTATGGACAGTGGCAACGACGCCAAGCGCGACCGGGCGCCTCAACTGGAACTCACACCAGCCGGTTAA